The proteins below come from a single Iocasia fonsfrigidae genomic window:
- a CDS encoding rod-binding protein: protein MNINSVELTDHYQRTVADNDLKRIESNSEVNTGDDRLKELADEFTSILMKQMFKAMRKTVPESSLIDGGFSEDVFTDMLDDEYSKAGARQNTFNNLSRALYEQLQQGN, encoded by the coding sequence ATGAATATTAATAGTGTTGAACTAACAGATCATTATCAGAGGACAGTGGCTGATAATGATCTAAAGAGAATTGAGAGTAACTCTGAAGTGAATACAGGGGATGACAGGTTGAAAGAATTAGCTGATGAGTTTACTTCTATTCTCATGAAACAGATGTTTAAGGCCATGCGGAAAACAGTACCAGAATCATCACTAATTGATGGTGGGTTTTCCGAAGATGTCTTTACAGATATGCTTGATGATGAGTACAGTAAAGCAGGGGCCAGGCAGAATACCTTTAATAATCTAAGCCGGGCCCTTTATGAGCAGCTGCAGCAGGGGAATTAG
- the rfaE2 gene encoding D-glycero-beta-D-manno-heptose 1-phosphate adenylyltransferase, with protein sequence MKKIIKFNKLSELVSDLKKSGQRIVLTNGCFDIFHVGHLQTLKLAKKEGDILIVGVNSDSSVKKIKGASRPIICDDDRAELIAALEVVDYVTIFTEETAANLLENVRPDTYVKGGDYTLKGLPEWPVIRDYDISVKFIKLVEGRSTTDIIKEIKEMEKC encoded by the coding sequence ATGAAAAAAATAATAAAATTCAATAAATTAAGTGAACTGGTAAGTGACCTAAAAAAAAGCGGGCAGAGGATAGTATTAACAAATGGGTGTTTTGATATTTTTCATGTTGGTCACCTGCAAACCCTTAAACTGGCTAAAAAGGAAGGTGATATTTTAATTGTTGGGGTTAATAGTGACAGCTCAGTAAAGAAGATCAAAGGGGCCAGTAGGCCTATTATCTGTGATGATGACAGGGCAGAACTTATAGCTGCTTTAGAGGTAGTGGACTATGTTACTATTTTTACGGAAGAAACAGCTGCTAATTTATTAGAAAATGTTAGGCCAGATACTTATGTAAAAGGCGGGGATTATACATTAAAGGGTCTACCAGAATGGCCGGTTATCCGGGATTATGATATCAGTGTTAAGTTTATTAAGTTAGTAGAAGGACGCTCAACAACCGATATTATTAAAGAGATTAAGGAAATGGAAAAATGCTAG
- the hpf gene encoding ribosome hibernation-promoting factor, HPF/YfiA family codes for MKIMTYGKHIDVTPALKDYAAEKVSKLSKYFQGAPIEAHISFEVEKDRHIVEVTAYIDGLILRGEEETHDMYVSIDGVLEKLERQVRKYKTKIKKKMIERKQELREEYKEERTEEILNNGFEEDDYEPNIVKTKKFAIKPMDAKEAAMQMDLLGHDFFVFSNAKTEEVNVVYKRKDGNYGLIEPAF; via the coding sequence ATGAAGATTATGACTTATGGAAAACATATCGATGTTACACCTGCTTTAAAGGATTATGCCGCTGAAAAGGTGAGTAAGTTGAGTAAGTATTTTCAGGGAGCACCTATTGAGGCACATATCTCTTTTGAGGTTGAAAAAGATAGGCACATTGTGGAAGTTACTGCCTATATTGATGGTCTGATACTTAGAGGAGAAGAGGAAACCCATGATATGTATGTTTCGATTGATGGTGTTCTGGAGAAATTAGAACGCCAGGTTCGTAAATATAAAACAAAGATTAAGAAAAAGATGATTGAACGCAAACAGGAATTAAGGGAAGAATATAAAGAAGAAAGAACAGAAGAGATCTTAAATAATGGTTTTGAAGAAGATGATTATGAACCTAATATAGTAAAGACCAAGAAATTTGCTATTAAACCAATGGATGCTAAGGAAGCAGCTATGCAGATGGACCTACTTGGTCATGATTTTTTCGTCTTTTCCAATGCTAAGACTGAAGAAGTTAATGTTGTTTATAAGAGGAAAGATGGTAATTATGGGTTGATTGAGCCTGCTTTTTAA
- a CDS encoding bifunctional heptose 7-phosphate kinase/heptose 1-phosphate adenyltransferase codes for MIEAIDSFKNKKIMVIGDIIADEFIIGEPERLSREAPVIILRHRERDILPGGGANAASNIASLGGMVSLAGVIGRDRTGEDLLCVLQGQGMDINGLITSPDRPTAVKTRIIAGGNQVVKQQVARIDHFDETLISKEIENSLLDFISGEIVKYDGILISDYGLGLFTDRLKQGIVELAGSYDKFTVVDSRYDLLDYQGVSLATPNLEEAGQALDRCLLNQNEVVEAGLELINRMQSTYLLITQGGDGMTVFTAEGDYKHIPVANYAEVFDVTGAGDTVVGTILLALCTGLDIYQAMELANCAAGIVVRKAGVATVNPAELKEELKKQ; via the coding sequence ATGATTGAGGCAATAGATTCTTTCAAAAACAAGAAAATAATGGTTATAGGTGATATTATAGCTGATGAATTTATAATAGGTGAACCAGAGCGCCTTTCCCGGGAAGCCCCGGTTATAATACTACGACATCGGGAGAGGGATATCTTACCTGGAGGTGGTGCTAATGCTGCTAGCAATATAGCCAGTCTTGGGGGAATGGTAAGCCTGGCAGGTGTTATTGGCAGGGATAGGACTGGTGAAGACTTATTATGTGTTCTGCAGGGACAGGGGATGGATATTAATGGTTTGATTACTAGTCCAGACAGGCCTACAGCAGTAAAAACACGAATTATTGCCGGGGGAAATCAGGTTGTTAAACAACAGGTAGCCCGGATCGACCACTTTGATGAAACACTTATTAGTAAGGAGATAGAAAATTCCTTATTGGATTTTATAAGTGGAGAGATTGTTAAATATGATGGTATCTTAATATCTGATTATGGATTAGGGCTTTTTACAGATAGGCTTAAACAGGGGATTGTGGAACTTGCTGGCAGTTATGATAAATTTACTGTGGTAGACAGTAGATATGATCTGCTGGATTATCAGGGTGTTTCCCTTGCGACTCCTAATCTGGAGGAGGCTGGACAGGCCCTGGATCGTTGTTTGTTAAATCAGAATGAGGTTGTTGAGGCAGGTCTGGAATTAATAAACAGGATGCAGTCTACTTATCTTTTAATAACCCAGGGTGGTGATGGGATGACAGTATTTACAGCTGAGGGTGATTATAAACACATCCCTGTTGCCAATTATGCGGAGGTTTTTGATGTGACCGGGGCAGGTGATACTGTAGTCGGTACTATTCTGCTTGCTTTATGTACAGGACTGGATATATACCAGGCCATGGAACTGGCAAATTGTGCAGCAGGTATTGTAGTGCGTAAGGCCGGTGTGGCCACTGTTAATCCTGCTGAACTTAAGGAGGAACTCAAAAAACAATGA
- the gdhA gene encoding NADP-specific glutamate dehydrogenase gives MNSYLEKVLTEVKQRNQCQPEFHQSVEEVLESLEPVFERDSIYKEAGILERIVEPERQIIFRVPWVDDNGKTQVNRGFRVEFNSALGPYKGGLRLHPSVYIGIIKFLGFEQIFKNALTGRSIGGGKGGSDFDPKGKSDMEVMRFCQSFMTELYRHIGDKTDVPAGDIGVGAREIGYLFGQYKRITNSFAAGVLTGKGLNWGGSLVRTEATGYGLVYIVEEMLKDNGNSFEGKDVVISGSGNVAIYATEKAQEMGAKVIALSDSNGYIYDPAGINLETVKCIKEVGRKRIKEYVTEHSSAEYHEGSKGIWTIKCDIALPSATQNEIDEDSAKTLVKNGVIAVGEGANMPSTPEAIEVYQKNNVLFVPAKAANAGGVATSALEMTQNGMWDSWSFEKVEAKLKNIMVDIYNTSSEVAKDYGLEGNLVAGANIAGFLKVANAMLDQGIV, from the coding sequence ATGAATAGTTATCTGGAAAAGGTTTTGACTGAAGTTAAGCAGAGAAATCAGTGCCAGCCTGAGTTTCACCAATCGGTTGAAGAGGTGCTGGAGTCACTGGAACCAGTATTTGAACGTGATTCTATTTATAAAGAGGCCGGAATACTGGAGAGGATTGTGGAGCCAGAACGACAAATTATTTTCAGGGTACCGTGGGTAGATGATAATGGAAAAACACAGGTGAACAGGGGTTTTCGGGTAGAGTTTAATAGTGCCCTCGGTCCATATAAAGGTGGTTTGAGGTTGCACCCTTCTGTTTACATAGGGATTATTAAATTTTTAGGTTTTGAACAAATTTTTAAAAATGCCTTGACAGGACGGTCGATTGGTGGGGGTAAGGGTGGTAGTGATTTTGATCCTAAAGGTAAGTCCGATATGGAGGTAATGAGATTTTGTCAGAGCTTTATGACAGAACTTTACCGTCATATAGGGGATAAGACTGATGTTCCGGCTGGAGATATTGGGGTAGGTGCCAGGGAGATAGGTTATCTTTTTGGACAATATAAGAGGATAACAAATTCCTTTGCAGCAGGTGTCTTGACTGGTAAAGGTCTGAACTGGGGCGGTAGTCTGGTCAGGACTGAGGCAACAGGCTATGGCCTTGTATATATTGTAGAAGAGATGCTAAAGGATAACGGGAATTCTTTTGAAGGTAAAGATGTTGTTATTTCAGGGTCTGGTAATGTTGCCATCTATGCTACAGAAAAGGCCCAGGAAATGGGAGCGAAGGTTATTGCCTTAAGTGATTCCAATGGATATATCTATGACCCTGCTGGTATTAATCTGGAGACAGTAAAATGTATTAAGGAAGTAGGGAGGAAAAGGATTAAAGAGTATGTTACAGAACATAGTTCTGCCGAATATCACGAAGGTAGTAAGGGTATCTGGACAATAAAGTGTGATATTGCCCTTCCTTCGGCTACTCAGAATGAGATAGATGAAGATTCAGCTAAAACCCTTGTTAAAAATGGTGTTATAGCTGTAGGAGAGGGGGCAAATATGCCTTCTACCCCGGAAGCTATTGAGGTCTATCAGAAAAATAATGTCCTATTTGTGCCGGCAAAGGCTGCTAATGCAGGTGGTGTAGCTACCTCAGCACTGGAAATGACCCAGAATGGCATGTGGGATTCCTGGAGTTTTGAAAAAGTGGAGGCTAAACTAAAAAATATTATGGTTGACATTTATAATACCAGCAGTGAAGTTGCTAAAGATTATGGTCTGGAAGGCAATCTGGTAGCTGGGGCCAATATTGCTGGGTTTCTTAAAGTTGCTAATGCCATGTTAGATCAGGGTATAGTATAA
- a CDS encoding phosphodiester glycosidase family protein has translation MENFIRDGKKVSISLKEGKEYIWLLPDKNMVLVEPGSNNTVTLKGSQTYLMRPGKIDNNIYQVQVFASFDKLKAETVFNDLVMAGFQDVFLLNEGDWFKVRVGRLSARSAAEALAPELENKGYSTWILREEKPVEMINIYDVEGDNIFSASSIELIEGVKYQGKNYPGVLGYALYNNKINIYNKVELNQLITVLVSNEVKDLYHDLYLFNKSRLEALLKSQAVITRSNLLSKIINKKGDFIYLPSYQGIEDDRMISKISKAVQLTDGIVLERNNKLIKVSFNTRELLKEAGSGKNYQTILSDLNNYQLIDFKIIDLTPAVIERVRIDAKVKRGLNYKEIYQLTWWGPRVISILDLDLTKTAYIIEPVLAGGVVQATADLMEIVKSRNALAGVNGGYFSYTGRPLGLLIKDGVTVSEPVKDRTAVIFTNDDILLAKSGWQAVLQKAAGNSCLVNGVNRYVGEDELIVYNKYYGEKAPELGAGMIELLVIDDLIKAVNTHQEGNRTEIPDQGMVFQAHGSAVTKLEEFQLGDRVEYREDFSPELQDLAIVSALGGGPRLLKEGKVFITAHEEEFQNDIAYGRAPRTALGLSNDKHLLVFTVDGRQPSLSIGITLEELAEFMQRHGVEEGMNLDGGSSARMVVRGFTMNNPSAKRLISNAIIFRYNR, from the coding sequence ATGGAAAATTTTATCAGGGATGGCAAAAAAGTATCGATTAGTCTGAAGGAGGGTAAGGAGTATATCTGGCTACTGCCGGACAAAAATATGGTTCTGGTAGAGCCAGGGAGTAATAATACGGTAACTCTGAAGGGCTCACAAACTTACCTGATGCGCCCTGGTAAAATTGATAATAATATTTATCAGGTACAGGTTTTTGCCAGTTTTGATAAATTGAAGGCTGAGACGGTTTTTAATGATCTGGTAATGGCCGGTTTTCAAGATGTGTTTTTGCTGAATGAGGGGGACTGGTTTAAGGTAAGGGTTGGTCGTTTGTCGGCCAGGTCTGCTGCTGAAGCACTGGCACCTGAACTGGAGAATAAGGGCTATAGCACCTGGATATTGAGAGAAGAAAAACCTGTAGAGATGATCAATATATATGATGTAGAAGGGGATAATATCTTTTCGGCCAGTTCTATAGAGCTTATTGAAGGAGTGAAGTATCAAGGCAAAAATTATCCCGGTGTTCTTGGATACGCACTTTATAATAATAAAATTAATATATATAATAAAGTAGAGTTAAATCAGCTTATTACAGTTTTAGTTTCTAATGAAGTGAAGGATTTATATCATGATTTATATCTGTTTAATAAAAGCAGGCTGGAGGCCCTGTTAAAATCCCAGGCGGTTATCACTAGGAGTAATTTATTATCTAAAATTATAAATAAAAAGGGTGATTTTATATATTTACCGTCTTATCAGGGTATTGAAGATGATAGGATGATATCGAAAATAAGTAAAGCAGTTCAGCTTACTGATGGTATTGTGTTAGAGAGAAATAATAAGCTAATTAAGGTTTCCTTTAATACCAGAGAACTCTTAAAAGAAGCCGGTTCTGGTAAAAATTATCAAACTATTTTAAGTGATTTAAATAACTATCAGCTTATTGATTTTAAGATTATTGATTTGACTCCAGCTGTTATCGAAAGAGTCAGGATTGATGCTAAAGTAAAGCGGGGTCTCAATTATAAAGAAATATATCAATTGACCTGGTGGGGGCCGAGGGTCATAAGTATTCTTGACCTTGACCTGACAAAAACAGCTTATATTATTGAACCTGTCCTGGCAGGTGGTGTGGTACAGGCTACTGCAGATCTGATGGAAATAGTAAAGTCAAGGAATGCTTTGGCAGGGGTTAATGGTGGTTATTTTTCTTATACTGGTAGACCACTTGGTTTATTAATTAAAGACGGGGTTACAGTGAGTGAGCCTGTTAAGGATAGAACGGCTGTAATCTTTACTAATGATGATATCTTATTAGCCAAAAGTGGTTGGCAGGCGGTGCTACAGAAGGCAGCTGGGAACAGTTGTTTAGTTAATGGCGTTAACCGCTATGTTGGGGAAGATGAATTGATAGTCTATAATAAATATTATGGTGAAAAGGCACCTGAACTGGGCGCTGGTATGATTGAGCTGTTGGTAATTGATGATCTTATCAAAGCTGTTAATACCCATCAGGAAGGTAATAGGACAGAAATACCTGATCAGGGAATGGTTTTTCAGGCTCATGGTAGTGCTGTTACAAAATTAGAGGAATTTCAGCTTGGTGATAGAGTAGAATATAGGGAAGATTTTTCACCAGAATTGCAGGATCTGGCGATTGTGTCTGCCCTGGGTGGAGGACCCCGGCTCCTTAAGGAAGGAAAAGTGTTTATTACCGCTCACGAGGAGGAGTTCCAGAATGATATAGCCTATGGCCGAGCACCGAGGACTGCACTGGGGCTCAGTAATGATAAGCATCTATTGGTATTTACAGTCGACGGGAGACAGCCTTCTTTAAGTATTGGTATTACCCTGGAGGAACTGGCTGAATTCATGCAGCGTCATGGAGTTGAAGAGGGAATGAATCTTGATGGTGGTAGTTCTGCCAGGATGGTTGTCAGGGGTTTTACAATGAATAATCCCTCAGCAAAACGTCTTATTAGTAATGCTATAATTTTCAGATATAATAGATAG
- the hydE gene encoding [FeFe] hydrogenase H-cluster radical SAM maturase HydE produces MEIKSIINKAVQENELSKNEIVKLLQIEEEEILEYLYQQADKVRKKYHGDDVHLRGIIEFSSYCKRDCYYCGLRKGNNVLKRYQLKTEDIITQALEGVKLGYKTIVLQSGEDDYDAEKIAYIVKEIKAKADTAITLCVGERSFDDYRLWKEAGADRYLLKHETADKDLYQRLHPGMKYEDRIERLIFLKELGFQTGSGNIIGLPGQSQESLAEDILLFKELKMDMIGIGPFIPHQETPLKDENKGTVEMTLKVLAITRLLLPLSHLPATTALGSIDNYGRQKALQAGANVVMPNITASKYRSRYEIYPAKICIEEKAADCRQCIGGIINSLGRIVAIDRGDSLYI; encoded by the coding sequence CTGGAAATAAAAAGTATTATTAATAAGGCGGTTCAAGAGAACGAATTGTCCAAAAATGAGATAGTAAAACTGCTACAAATAGAGGAAGAGGAAATATTAGAATATCTATATCAACAGGCCGATAAGGTTAGAAAAAAATACCATGGAGATGATGTACATCTACGTGGTATAATTGAATTTTCTAGTTACTGTAAACGGGATTGCTATTATTGTGGGTTAAGAAAAGGGAATAATGTTTTAAAAAGATATCAATTAAAAACTGAAGATATTATTACTCAAGCCCTTGAAGGAGTGAAATTGGGATATAAGACTATAGTACTCCAATCAGGAGAAGATGATTATGATGCGGAAAAAATCGCTTATATTGTAAAGGAAATCAAGGCTAAGGCCGATACAGCTATAACTCTATGTGTTGGAGAACGAAGTTTTGATGATTACCGGCTCTGGAAGGAGGCGGGGGCAGATAGATATCTTTTAAAACATGAAACTGCAGATAAAGATTTATATCAAAGATTACACCCAGGAATGAAATATGAAGATAGAATAGAACGCTTAATTTTTCTGAAAGAATTGGGCTTTCAAACTGGTAGTGGAAATATAATTGGTTTACCTGGTCAAAGCCAGGAATCATTAGCTGAAGATATTCTCTTGTTTAAAGAGCTGAAAATGGATATGATCGGCATAGGTCCTTTTATACCACATCAAGAAACACCTTTAAAAGATGAAAACAAAGGTACTGTTGAGATGACACTGAAAGTACTGGCGATTACCAGATTGTTATTACCCTTAAGCCATTTACCGGCAACTACAGCACTTGGTTCTATTGATAACTACGGTCGGCAGAAAGCGCTGCAGGCTGGTGCAAATGTAGTTATGCCTAATATCACTGCATCTAAATACCGCTCTCGCTATGAAATCTATCCTGCCAAGATATGTATTGAAGAAAAAGCAGCTGATTGCAGGCAGTGTATTGGTGGTATTATAAATTCTCTTGGTAGAATAGTAGCAATTGACCGGGGAGACAGCCTGTACATATAA
- a CDS encoding cold-shock protein, translating to MFSGKVKWFDAQKGYGFIEREDGDDVFVHFSAIEDEGFKTLEEGQDVEFEIVEGDRGPQASNVVKL from the coding sequence ATTTTTTCAGGTAAAGTAAAATGGTTTGATGCACAAAAGGGTTATGGATTTATTGAAAGAGAAGATGGTGACGATGTATTCGTACATTTTTCTGCTATTGAAGATGAAGGGTTCAAGACCTTAGAGGAAGGCCAGGACGTTGAATTCGAGATTGTTGAAGGAGACCGTGGCCCACAAGCCTCAAATGTTGTTAAATTATAA
- a CDS encoding ComF family protein: MSFWQRVLDLIFPVEERCFNCGSYYKSSELKGICPDCLAGMSFIENYCQYCGRALIGKNLGEDKNYCERCSKQDLSFDYARSITLYKGVIRTLLIKFKYYQETSLSKPLGQLLAMYYQYYYGKEKIDYLIPIPLHKKRFTERGYNQVELLADELAYETGLSVLKNVMLRKIATKPLYSLSAIERSEVIRGCFTLDTNTKLSSKGILLLDDIMTTGTTVNEAARVLKNEGDSGPVYVLTLASGQ; encoded by the coding sequence ATGTCTTTCTGGCAGCGGGTATTGGATCTTATTTTTCCTGTAGAAGAGCGCTGTTTTAATTGTGGTAGTTATTACAAGTCTTCTGAGTTAAAAGGTATTTGTCCGGATTGTTTAGCCGGGATGAGTTTTATAGAGAATTATTGTCAGTATTGTGGTAGGGCTTTAATCGGTAAAAATCTTGGTGAAGATAAAAATTATTGTGAAAGGTGTAGCAAGCAGGATCTTTCTTTTGATTATGCCCGGAGTATTACCCTCTATAAGGGTGTAATCAGGACTTTGTTAATAAAATTCAAGTATTACCAGGAAACCAGCTTAAGTAAGCCGTTAGGACAGCTGTTGGCTATGTATTATCAGTATTATTATGGCAAAGAGAAGATAGATTATCTTATACCAATACCATTACATAAAAAACGTTTTACGGAGAGGGGATATAATCAGGTTGAATTACTGGCTGATGAACTTGCTTACGAAACCGGTTTATCTGTTCTGAAAAACGTAATGTTGAGGAAAATTGCTACTAAACCACTTTATAGTTTGAGTGCTATTGAACGTTCTGAAGTAATCAGGGGCTGTTTTACTCTTGATACTAATACTAAACTTTCCAGTAAAGGCATCTTACTTCTTGATGATATTATGACAACAGGGACTACTGTTAATGAGGCTGCCAGGGTTTTGAAGAATGAGGGGGATAGTGGTCCAGTATATGTCTTAACCCTGGCTTCCGGTCAGTAG
- a CDS encoding sigma-70 family RNA polymerase sigma factor gives MYGKQGEEEIIKEAQDGERRAIELLINNNMDIVYAKARYFFIKGLDREDVIQEGLVGLYKAVRDYRTDRAASFRGFAQLCIHRQLVSAIKRANRQKHIPLNNSTSIDKTIDYGEGSRSFREILPNNEDNLEERFIYQEQLKLLFKIIDSELTELEKEVFMQYLENRSYQEISVNLEVNIKAVDNALQRARKKIEKIREHYNMQDLVG, from the coding sequence ATGTATGGGAAACAGGGAGAAGAGGAAATAATTAAAGAAGCGCAGGATGGTGAGCGGAGAGCGATTGAGTTATTGATAAATAATAATATGGATATAGTCTATGCTAAAGCCAGGTATTTTTTTATTAAGGGACTGGATAGGGAAGATGTGATTCAAGAAGGCCTGGTAGGATTATATAAGGCTGTCAGAGACTATCGGACAGATAGAGCGGCTTCCTTTCGGGGGTTTGCTCAGTTATGTATTCACCGGCAGCTTGTTTCAGCAATAAAACGAGCTAACAGACAGAAACATATACCCTTAAACAATTCTACTTCCATAGATAAGACGATTGATTATGGGGAAGGGAGTCGCAGTTTCAGGGAGATACTCCCTAATAATGAAGATAACCTGGAAGAAAGGTTTATTTATCAGGAACAGTTGAAACTACTATTTAAGATTATAGATAGTGAACTAACTGAACTGGAGAAAGAGGTTTTTATGCAGTATCTTGAAAACAGGTCATATCAGGAGATATCAGTAAACCTTGAGGTAAATATTAAGGCTGTTGATAATGCTTTACAGCGGGCTCGAAAAAAGATTGAGAAAATAAGGGAACACTATAATATGCAGGACCTGGTGGGATAG